The Strigops habroptila isolate Jane chromosome 8, bStrHab1.2.pri, whole genome shotgun sequence genome includes a window with the following:
- the ORC1 gene encoding origin recognition complex subunit 1, translated as MNTRQQSKVIYSWYGKPMSSDRKLRTSKYRGILITSESSRTENCIQLGEFILVEGENADEPFVAQLLDLYEDGAQEKHAVVQWFSHITEVPPNKRKLLKREVSPQEVFFDQVPGFDTDIAVETIIKSTMVIPLHLNEEPPISLNKEKIFYVKQSWDGKCFKTLSPDIFSKLKEANKKGGGIPNSSNSFIPLDIISPLKKETESVVQSATKPKPVELQIESKHSASKSSLAKERHSQRVANGIKTPTARKKLQLNSPTRSPKDRFLGCEVLDLLDDDFGAIAPLKPSATKRKVKFTGILSSPPKKPHTNDKEKSIFDTEERWQRFTESLQLSPYKVKDSSEKAKNLHVKNDTVSLNGHWELRSRSHVETPRSRRSCAQQTSSRIAEQISILNALEFNKEEESSSSSHSSCSSSSEEEENDEICTPKKKTKLSRPVSTPKSSRKSSVHTPARTPKKTPLPGTPKTPRNATPEIPRRKHATQKPASVLEEARLRLHVSAVPESLPCREEEFQDIYNFVESKLIDGTGGCMYISGVPGTGKTATVREVIRCLQQAAENDELPAFHFLEVNGMKLTDPHQAYVQILELLTGQKVTATHAAVLLAKLFNTPGPKRKTTVLVVDELDLLWTRKQNVMYNLFDWPTQKHSKLIILAIANTMDLPERIMMNRVASRLGLTRMSFQPYTYKQLQQIISSRLNNVKAFEEDAIQLVSRKVAALSGDARRCLDICRRATEICEFDSQKGAPEIVRMAHVTEAIDEMFSSPYVNAIRNASLHEKNFLRAILAEFRRAGVEEATVQQVYHHQVALCRMEGIPGPTVSEVMAICSRLGAHRLLLVEASAKYLELRVRLNVSQDDVMYALKDE; from the exons ATGAACACCCGGCAGCAAAGCAAAGTTATCTACTCCTGGTATGGAAAACCCATGAGCTCAGACAGAAAACTGAGGACTTCAAAGTACAg GGGAATCCTTATTacctcagaaagcagcagaacagaaaactgCATACAACTTGGTGAGTTTATTTTAGTAGAAGGGGAGAACGCAGATGAACCTTTTGTGGCACAACTCCTGGATTTATATGAAGATg GTGCTCAGGAGAAACATGCAGTTGTGCAGTGGTTCTCGCACATTACAGAGGTACCGCCCAATAAACGGAAACTGCTTAAAAGAGAGGTTTCTCCCCAAGAGGTGTTTTTTGATCAAGTTCCTGGCTTTGACACTGATATTGCTGTGGAGACCATTATTAAAAGCACCATG gTAATACCACTACATCTGAATGAGGAACCACCTATTTCACTGAACAAGGAAAAGATTTTCTATGTAAAACAGTCTTGGGATGGGAAATGCTTTAAGACTTTGTCCCCTGACATATTCTCTAAGCTGAAAGAAGCTAACAAGAAAGGAGGTGGCATCCCAAACTCTTCAAACTCATTTATTCCTTTGGACATCATTTCCCCTCtgaaaaaagagacagagagtGTTGTTCAGAGtgctacaaaaccaaaacctgttgAGTTGCAAATAGAATCAAAACATTCTGCTTCCAAGTCCTCCCTCGCTAAGGAGAGACATTCCCAAAGAGTGGCTAACGGCATCAAAACTCCAACAGCAAGGAAGAAGTTACAGCTGAACA GTCCCACACGATCTCCTAAAGACAGATTCCTGGGATGTGAAGTTTTGGATCTTTTGGATGATGACTTTGGTGCTATAGCACCGTTAAAACCATCAGCTActaaaagaaaagtgaaattcaCCGGCATTTTAAGctcaccaccaaaaaaacctcatacCAATGATAAGGAAAAGTCTATATTTGATACTGAAGAACGCTGGCAGAGATTTACTGAATCGTTACAATTATCCCCCTATAAGGTCAAAGACTCCAGTGAGAAAGCCAAGAATCTTCATGTGAAAAATGACACTGTATC GTTAAATGGACATTGGGAACTGCGTAGTCGGAGCCATGTAGAGACCCCTCGCTCTCGACGAAGCTGTGCACAGCAAACGAGCTCTCGCATTGCAGAGCAAATCAG CATATTAAATGCACTAGAGTTTAACAAGGAAGAGGAGTCTTCATCTAGCTCACACAGCTCGTGCTCTTCAAGTagtgaggaagaagagaatgaTGAGATCTGtacaccaaaaaagaaaactaaattaaGCAGACCAGTCAGCACCCCAAAATCTTCAAGGAAGTCTTCAGTTCACACTCCTGCCAGGACCCCAAAGAAAACG CCTTTACCAGGAACACCCAAGACACCCCGGAATGCAACTCCTGAGATTCCCAGGCGCAAGCATGCAACACAGAAACCAGCCAGTGTACTAGAAGAGGCCAGATTAAG gCTGCATGTTTCTGCTGTCCCAGAATCTCTGCCTTGTCGTGAGGAAGAATTCCAAGACATCTATAACTTTGTGGAAAGCAAGCTTATTGATGGAACAGGAGG GTGCATGTACATTTCTGGAGTGCCTGGAACTGGTAAAACTGCAACTGTTCGTGAAGTGATTCGCTGCCTTCAGCAAGCTGCAGAGAATGATGAGCTACCAGCATTCCACTTTCTAGAGGTCAATGGCATGAAGCTGACTGACCCTCACCAAGCTTACGTGCAGATACTAGAG TTACTGACAGGTCAGAAGGTGACAGCAACCCACGCTGCAGTATTGTTAGCAAAACTGTTCAATACACCTGGACCAAAGAGGAAGACCACGGTGCTGGTAGTGGATGAG CTTGATCTTCTGTGGACCCGGAAACAGAACGTGATGTACAATTTATTTGACTGGCCAACTCAAAAGCACTCCAAATTAATCATCCTGGCCATTGCTAACACCATGGACTTGCCAGAGAGAATAATGATGAACAGAGTAGCTAGCAGGCTG GGCCTCACCAGAATGTCCTTTCAGCCTTACACCTACAAACAGCTACAGCAAATTATTTCATCCAGACTGAACAACGTGAAGGCATTTGAAGAGGATGCAATTCAGCTGGTTTCCAGAAAG GTGGCAGCCTTGTCTGGTGATGCCAGGCGTTGTCTTGATATCTGCAGAAGGGCCACTGAGATCTGTGAGTTCGACAGCCAAAAGGGAGCCCCTGAGATAGTCAGGATGGCCCACGTGACTGAAGCCATAGATGAAATGTTCTCATCACCATATGTAAATGCAATCAG GAATGCCTCACTCCACGAGAAAAACTTTCTGAGGGCAATTTTAGCAGAGTTTCGCAGGGCAGGAGTTGAAGAGGCAACAGTTCAACAG GTCTATCATCACCAGGTCGCTCTGTGTAGAATGGAAGGTATTCCGGGTCCGACAGTGTCAGAAGTGATGGCAATTTGCTCAAGGCTTGGTGCCCACAGGCTCTTGCTGGTGGAGGCCAGTGCTAAGTACCTTGAGCTGCGGGTGCGACTCAACGTCAGCCAGGACGATGTCATGTATGCCCTCAAGGATGAATAA